The following proteins are encoded in a genomic region of Vigna radiata var. radiata cultivar VC1973A unplaced genomic scaffold, Vradiata_ver6 scaffold_7, whole genome shotgun sequence:
- the LOC106753995 gene encoding protein SINE1: MRMGRSLSPLVRQELANLDKDEESRKSAMKALKSYVKDLDFKAIPVFLAKFSESKESGSEEFSISIYEILVRVHGVKIVPLIDTIMKTIVKTLASSAGSFPLQQACSKVVPAIARYGIDPSTPEDKKRNIIQSLCMPLSDSLASSQEGLTSGAALCLKALVDSENWRYASDELVNRVCQNIAVALEGKSGQTNSHMGLVMSLAKRNALIIEAYARLLIQSGIRIVNVGLVEGNSQKRLSSIQMVNFLMRSLDSRSIFSEVEFIIEELEKCQSDKMAFVQGAALEALQTAKRIASDKRPRYAKSPSSVTGSNFSTREGEHTSSGEGDNTSSTPSSISPESRTLDFFPGYEFTESPISSNLDYERRSVTRKLWSNENGGVDVSLKDGLFSQAGKESALSEHSLIHEFSNGDGYYTEEFAGFMHRNPRHGVSKSTTTSPLRSRTQATIDSIKIFETPRKLIHSLQDSSDLTLDCSKKQNRMFKSLSSGNIEWSPSSKYDQNGFSNDVKCDSEVIESCGEAEFQVSSESVSSSDDLPVDANKQISTKVVPENRNITPTAQRKTKYKLVCGLSFVVLAVATPLLWITIQDEGHYLVPT, translated from the exons ATGAGGATGGGAAGGAGTCTCAGCCCTTTGGTACGGCAAGAGCTGGCAAATCTTGACAAAGATGAAGAAAGTCGCAAGTCCGCCATGAAAGCACTGAAATCCTACGTGAAAGATTTGGACTTCAAGGCCATTCCTGTGTTTCTTGCCAAATTTTCAGAGAGCAAGGAAAGTGGTTCTGAGGAATTCTCAATATCAATCTATGAGATTCTTGTACGGGTTCATGGTGTCAAAATTGTTCCCTTGATTGATACAATCATGAAAACCATAGTCAAGACTTTGGCTTCAAGCGCTGGGTCTTTCCCTCTCCAACAAGCTTGTTCAAAGGTGGTTCCTGCAATTGCAAGATATGGAATTGACCCCTCAACCCCTGAAGATAAAAAGAGGAACATAATTCAATCCCTTTGCATGCCACTTTCCGATTCTCTCGCGAGTTCTCAGGAGGGCCTAACTTCGGGTGCTGCCCTTTGCTTGAAGGCTCTGGTGGATTCAGAAAACTGGAGGTATGCTTCTGATGAATTGGTGAATAGGGTTTGCCAGAATATTGCTGTGGCATTAGAAGGGAAGTCTGGTCAAACCAACTCACACATGGGTCTTGTTATGTCCTTGGCCAAGCGCAATGCTTTGATCATTGAAGCATATGCAAGGTTGCTCATACAATCTGGAATAAGAATAGTGAATGTTGGTCTTGTGGAGGGGAATTCTCAGAAAAGGCTTTCATCCATTCAGATGGTCAATTTCTTGATGAGAAGTTTGGATTCCAGGAGCATATTCTCAGAGGTTGAATTCATAATTGAGGAGTTGGAGAAGTGCCAATCTGACAAAATGGCATTTGTCCAAGGTGCAGCACTTGAGGCTTTGCAAACTGCCAAGAGAATTGCAAGTGATAAAAGGCCAAGGTATGCAAAAAGTCCTTCTTCAGTGACAGGGTCAAATTTTAGTACGAGAGAAGGAGAACATACTTCTTCAGGCGAGGGAGATAATACTTCTTCTACACCTTCCTCTATTTCACCAGAATCTCGCACTTTGGACTTTTTCCCTGGATATGAATTCACGGAGTCTCCTATTTCAAGCAACTTGGACTATGAAAGAAGAAGCGTGACCAGGAAGCTTTGGAGTAATGAAAATGGAGGTGTTGATGTGTCCCTGAAGGATGGCCTGTTCTCACAAGCAGGAAAGGAAAGTGCTTTGTCAGAGCATTCATTGATTCACGAATTTTCCAATGGAGATGGATATTATACAGAGGAGTTTGCTGGTTTCATGCACAGAAATCCCAGGCATGGAGTATCCAAAAGCACCACCACAAGTCCCCTT AGGTCACGCACTCAGGCGACCATTGACAGCATTAAAATCTTCGAGACCCCTAGAAAACTCATTCATTCTCTTCAAGATTCAAGTGATTTGACTTTGGATTGCTCTAAGAAACAGAATAGAATGTTCAAGAGCCTATCCTCAGGCAACATTGAGTGGAGTCCAAGTTCTAAATATGATCAGAACGGTTTCTCAAATGATGTGAAGTGTGATAGTGAAGTAATTGAAAGTTGTGGTGAGGCTGAGTTTCAAGTTAGCTCAGAGTCCGTGTCATCATCAGATGACCTTCCTGTAGATGCCAATAAGCAGATTTCAACCAAAGTGGTTCCTGAAAACAGAAATATTACACCAACTGCACAACGAAAGACTAAATACAAATTGGTTTGTGGTCTTTCATTTGTTGTTCTTGCAGTGGCTACTCCTTTACTTTGGATCACTATTCAGGATGAAGGCCATTATCTTGTACCAACTTAA